The Mycolicibacterium aurum genome segment GGGTCCCAACCGCGAGATCCATGTCGCGTTCCAGGCCGCCGACGCCGACGCCGTGCGGGCGTTCTACGACGCGGCGCTGCAGCTGGGCGCCGAGTCGCTGCACGCGCCGCGGCTCTGGCCGGAGTACCACCCCGGCTATTACGGTGCCTTCGTCCGCGACCCGGACGGCAACAATGTGGAGGCGGTGTTCCACGGCGGCGGCCCGCAGGACTAGCGCGTAGCTTGGCGGACATGGCCGATATCGCTGCTGCACAGGAGATTCTCCGAGACTCCTTCACCCGTCTGTCCGAACATGCCGACGACCTGACCGATGGCCTGACCGACGAGGTCGCCTACTACCGGCCGGCCCCGGAGGCCAACACGATCACGTGGCTGATCTGGCACACGGCCCGCATGCAGGACGCGCAGTTGTGCGACCTCGCCGGTATCGAGCAGGTGTGGTTCCGTGACGGCTGGGTGGACCGGTTCGCCCTCGACCTTCCGCGCGACGAGCACGGTTACGGCCACACCCCCGACGACGTCGCCAAGGTGCGGGCGCCCGCCGACCTGCTCGCCGGTTACTACCGCGCGGTCC includes the following:
- a CDS encoding VOC family protein, whose protein sequence is MIDHFGINCADWEKSKAFYDKVLGVLGYTRQMDFQVAVGYGVEGKPDFWIADMSTGDAAGPNREIHVAFQAADADAVRAFYDAALQLGAESLHAPRLWPEYHPGYYGAFVRDPDGNNVEAVFHGGGPQD
- a CDS encoding mycothiol transferase → MADIAAAQEILRDSFTRLSEHADDLTDGLTDEVAYYRPAPEANTITWLIWHTARMQDAQLCDLAGIEQVWFRDGWVDRFALDLPRDEHGYGHTPDDVAKVRAPADLLAGYYRAVHKVSLEYVASVSADDLARVVDERWTPPVTASARLVSIIDDAAQHLGQAAYIRGLVR